The Longimicrobium sp. genome includes a region encoding these proteins:
- a CDS encoding cation:proton antiporter, with amino-acid sequence MQGFTAAPHHDVLALVLQIAVLLFMARALGEVAQRFRQPAVVGEILAGIILGPSLLSGIFPLAGKYIVPHSQVQGYLLEVVSLFGAMFLLLITGLETDLQLIRRQARTALGASLGGIVVPFATGYVLGLYIPDDLLANPERPIVFALFLATAMSISAIPVIAKVLMDLNLMRRDVGQTIIAAGMTDDAVGWMLLSVVLGLAGGEATNVGTVGLAVGKVLGFMAVSFTVGRWLVRHALNYVQDHVISHHRILSLVVVLTFGWGALSLALGLEAMLGAFVMGILLGGMPRLPSRVFHTVETMAMGVFAPIFFAVAGLKVNVRSLAEPRLIGIALLVIGVACFGKVVGGYAGARLLGGRDHWTALSFGVGMNARGAMEIIIASIGLSLGLLTQEMFSIIVVMAITTSVLAPPALRWTLSHVKIGKQEMERLKREELAQDSLIAGVKRVLVPVRCRQGERRSLFRLEAELIQQMRERNAVAVTLFTVVEECDRAGSEEFLVKVSDCFPGTELTRKVVTGKDIAKAILAEAENDYDLILLGAPANTAGKEELFDPMVDYLLRMAPCPTMVVKGRLGDENWPPRRILLPTNGSAASRAAADVAFALALGEGREVMVLNVVEAREGSRRLDLGGEEMRRQMESARAIVDQLCVMGEALGVRTRTEVRTGANPEAVILELALDGIDLVVLGTDLRPASDRLFLGPRVERVLNNAACPVVVMNAS; translated from the coding sequence ATGCAAGGGTTTACCGCGGCTCCACACCACGACGTCCTCGCGCTCGTCCTGCAGATCGCGGTGCTGCTGTTCATGGCGCGCGCGCTGGGCGAGGTGGCGCAGCGATTCCGGCAGCCGGCCGTGGTGGGCGAGATCCTCGCCGGGATCATCCTGGGGCCGTCGCTGCTCAGCGGCATCTTTCCGCTGGCCGGCAAGTACATCGTCCCGCACAGCCAGGTGCAGGGCTACCTGCTGGAGGTGGTGAGCCTCTTCGGGGCCATGTTCCTCCTCCTCATCACCGGCCTCGAGACCGACCTGCAGCTCATCCGTCGGCAGGCGCGGACGGCGCTGGGGGCCTCGCTGGGGGGGATCGTGGTGCCCTTCGCCACGGGGTACGTGCTGGGGCTGTACATCCCCGACGACCTGCTGGCGAACCCCGAGCGGCCCATCGTCTTCGCCCTCTTCCTCGCCACGGCCATGTCCATCTCCGCGATCCCCGTGATCGCGAAGGTGCTGATGGACCTCAACCTCATGCGGCGCGACGTGGGGCAGACCATCATCGCCGCGGGGATGACGGACGACGCCGTCGGGTGGATGCTGCTCTCGGTGGTGCTGGGGCTGGCGGGCGGCGAGGCGACCAACGTGGGCACGGTGGGGCTGGCGGTGGGGAAGGTGCTGGGGTTCATGGCGGTCAGCTTCACCGTCGGCCGCTGGCTGGTGCGCCACGCCCTCAACTACGTGCAGGACCACGTCATCAGCCACCACCGCATCCTGTCGCTGGTGGTGGTGCTGACCTTCGGGTGGGGCGCCCTGTCGCTGGCGCTTGGGCTGGAGGCGATGCTCGGCGCCTTCGTGATGGGGATCCTCCTGGGCGGGATGCCGCGCCTCCCCAGCCGCGTCTTCCACACCGTGGAGACGATGGCGATGGGGGTGTTCGCGCCCATCTTCTTCGCGGTCGCGGGGCTCAAGGTGAACGTGCGCAGCCTGGCCGAGCCGCGGCTCATCGGCATCGCGCTGCTGGTGATCGGCGTGGCGTGCTTCGGCAAGGTGGTGGGCGGCTACGCGGGGGCGCGCCTGCTGGGCGGGCGCGACCACTGGACCGCGCTCAGCTTCGGCGTGGGGATGAACGCGCGCGGCGCCATGGAGATCATCATCGCCAGCATCGGCCTCTCCCTGGGGCTGCTGACGCAGGAGATGTTCTCCATCATCGTCGTGATGGCCATCACCACCTCCGTGCTCGCCCCGCCTGCGCTGCGCTGGACGCTGAGCCACGTCAAGATCGGCAAGCAGGAGATGGAGCGGCTGAAGCGCGAGGAGCTGGCGCAGGACAGCCTGATCGCGGGGGTGAAGCGGGTGCTGGTGCCCGTGCGCTGCCGCCAGGGGGAGCGCCGCTCGCTCTTTCGCCTGGAGGCCGAGCTGATCCAGCAGATGCGCGAGCGCAACGCCGTGGCGGTCACCCTCTTCACCGTGGTGGAGGAGTGCGACCGCGCGGGGAGCGAGGAGTTCCTGGTGAAGGTGTCCGACTGCTTCCCGGGAACGGAGCTCACGCGCAAGGTGGTTACGGGGAAGGACATCGCCAAGGCGATCCTGGCCGAGGCGGAGAACGACTACGACCTGATCCTGCTGGGCGCGCCCGCCAACACCGCGGGGAAGGAGGAGCTCTTCGACCCGATGGTCGACTACCTCCTGCGCATGGCCCCCTGCCCCACGATGGTGGTCAAGGGCCGGCTGGGCGACGAGAACTGGCCGCCGCGCCGCATCCTCCTTCCCACCAACGGCTCCGCCGCCTCCCGCGCCGCCGCCGACGTCGCGTTCGCGCTGGCGCTGGGCGAGGGGCGCGAGGTGATGGTGCTGAACGTGGTGGAGGCGCGCGAGGGGTCGCGCCGCCTGGACCTGGGCGGCGAGGAGATGCGCCGGCAGATGGAGTCGGCGCGCGCCATCGTGGACCAGCTCTGCGTGATGGGCGAGGCGCTGGGCGTGCGCACCCGCACCGAGGTGCGCACCGGCGCCAATCCGGAGGCCGTCATCCTGGAGCTGGCGCTCGACGGAATCGACCTGGTGGTGCTGGGCACCGACCTGCGCCCCGCGTCCGACCGCCTCTTCCTGGGGCCGCGCGTGGAGCGGGTGCTGAACAACGCGGCGTGCCCGGTTGTAGTGATGAACGCGTCCTGA